In Dermacentor silvarum isolate Dsil-2018 chromosome 2, BIME_Dsil_1.4, whole genome shotgun sequence, the following proteins share a genomic window:
- the LOC119441680 gene encoding uncharacterized protein LOC119441680, which translates to MLNASDALRGSVSVHDQVEAVIKEAAFRLNAMGYLLVKMGAALKVGGRRLKDLDGTLSIVFGPAKFRKQKASLWALDIAKLGNCTAEVRLTQMTAKIINAYAARSKPSSIYKGVDQIGEIVGSTGDSLEDVALRLAGHKESGTAAVLPKPEMTESGEALLENIMDVIVKHGAH; encoded by the exons ATGTTGAATGCAAGTGACGCGTTGCGTGGCAGCGTCAGTGTTCACGACCAGGTGGAAGCCGTGATCAAGGAGGCGGCATTCAGGCTCAATGCCATGGGTTACCTGCTGGTCAAGATGGGAGCAGCTCTCAAAGTCGGAGGGCGCCGCCTCAAAGACCTCGACGGCACACTG AGCATCGTTTTCGGACCGGCCAAGTTCCGCAAACAGAAAGCGTCTCTGTGGGCTCTCGACATCGCGAAGCTTGGCAACTGCACAGCCGAGGTTCGGCTTACCCAAATGACAGCGAAGATTATCAACGCGTACGCGGCAAGAAGCAAACCGTCTTCCATATACAAGGGTGTCGACCAGATTGGGGAAATCGTGGGCTCCACTGGTGACTCGCTGGAAGACGTCGCCCTCAGGCTCGCTGGCCATAAAGAAAGCGGCACCGCAGCGGTTCTGCCGAAACCGGAAATGACCGAATCAGGCGAGGCACTACTAGAGAACATCATGGACGTCATCGTGAAACATGGTGCCCACTAA